ccgggccccAGCCTCTCACCTGAGAAGATGCCGACACCGTGGCTGCCCCAGGAGTGGGTCTGGGGGGTCAGTGGCGTCTGCGGCGCCCCCTTCTGGGCAGGGAGGGCAGCTCCCGAGCAGGCCCAGCCCGAGGGGttggggggttgggtggggcagcGCTGGCCCCTCGCTGACAttgcctgggggggaggggcaggtaagggatgggggaggggactctggccctgccccctcttcgCCCCCACCCCATGGATTCTGACTCCGCCCCACCAGGCtttaggccctgcccccactaactgcagctctgcccctgatgtctggccccacccccaaggcctcaagccccacccccagtccctcacctccccccagaCTCGGACCCCCACCCCTATTCCTCCCaccccaaggctctgccccctTCTTGCCCCACCCAAGAGGACCCCCCCGGCTCTTACTGGGTCGAGGGCTCGGTCTGTGGCCTCCATCGTGGCCAGCTGGGCCTGCATGGCCCCCAGGCGCCGCCGCTcccgctccagctgggggggagggggacaggtgaGGGGGGGCAGGAAACGAGTTGGGGGGAATCCCCCTGGACTACAACTCCCACGATGCACCTGGGTGACACTTCCCATGATGCTCTGTGATGGAtcgtgggcccccccccccacatgaaGATGCCTGCGAGGGGGGAGCCCCCCAGGGCAGACCCCCCCCCGGTATCCAGTgtcagtgcccccagccccagttaTCCCCCCAACCTTCTCCCCGAGGCAGCGCCCAGCTGCGAttgtccccccagcccctgtggggcagccgccccccAACCGCCTCCCACCGGCCTCACCTGCTCCTCCAGGTGCTCGACCAGCTCCCTCTGCCGCCGGCACCGggctgccccatcctgcccccacagcgcctcctgccggGGGGGTCTGCCGAGATCAACAGTTCAGCTGGCgtgtccccctcccagagccgggagagaacccaggcgccCGGGCTCCCAGGCCCCGCACATCtaaccctccacccccctcccatagccaggagagaacccaggcgtccgggcacccaggcgtccgggctcccaggcccccccatctaaccccctacccccctcccagagccaggagagaaccgaggagtccgggctcccaggccccccacatctaaccccccacacccctcccacagccaggagagaacccaggcgtctgggctcccagcccccccacatctaaccccccacccccacccccctcccagagccgggagagaacccaggagcagggccgtccctacccattTTGGTGCCCTAGCAGGCCCCCCATgggagggctgtgtggggccccaggcctctgcggggggtggggggctggctctAGGCCTCtgtggggaggaagtgggggggctggccacttcctgcgggAAGTGCAGTAGCCCGGCCCCAgtctgctccgctcccctggctcccggGCAGGGGGGGTCGGCCCCCCAGCACTCGCCGGCACGGCgggggccgggtcgctccacttaccgcaggggagagctggggggccgacccctgctgcagccctcggGGGACAGGGtggctgcagtggggctgggggccgtggggaagaggctggagcagcagccgCGTAGGGCACCCGGAAACGTGGTGCCCCAAATGTCCTGGTGCCCCACGCAGCTGCGTGCCTTGCGTACGgggtagggacagccctgccccccctcccctcccggagccggggacagaacccaggcgtccgggctcccagcacctcctgctctaCGCTCCtggcccccacacccctcccagagccagggagagaacccaggcgtccaggctcccagccccccctgctctaaccaccagctcccaaccccctgccagagcagggagagaacccaggcgtcctggctcccacacccccctgttctaaccacgaGCCCTCACtgccctcccggagccggggagagaacccaggcatcctggctcccagcaccccctgctctaagcccctggcccccacacccctcccagagccagggagagaacccaggcgtccgggctcccagccccccccgagccgggagagaacccaggagtcctgactgtgccgggtttacaatggcgccgTGGAGCCAGGCTCGGAAGgggcccccacctgccccacttGCCCTGCGCCCCGAGACCCCACctgccccctggctccccccaccccacctcacccacCACTTCCTGCTCTTGGCCCCTCTTGGCCTGCGGCTCCGGGCgtctctgcctcccaccccctggGGGGCCCGGGACTGGGGCAGACGCCGGGCCGGTCTTGGGCAgttggggagcaggggatggtggggggccttggctgggcccctccaggcaagtgggtcctgaggcaggtcctggcctggctgatcccGCCACTCCCGAGGGGCCGGCCCTGGCTCATCCCAGCGGGGCGAGGGAGTGGGGTTGTGGGGGGCGCTGGCCATAGGGCTTTGGGGGCTGTTGGGCGGGGGTTTGCGGCCCAGCGGGGGCCGCCCCCCGAGGGGCGGGGGCCGGCgggcagcacagggccgggcGGGGACCTGGCAGCTGGCGGTTGGTAACCCATCGCCTCGCGCTGGGCTGGGTGGAGCCGGGTCCGGggaccgccccccgccccagctccgtggcccccaggggggcccacagatatgtttggcgccaggctcacaaaaggttaatccggcccccCCTTCTCTAAtccaccagcccccctcccctcccagagctggggagagaacccaggagtcctggctcccagccccctccccaagcactcACCTCTCATTCTGCCCCCTGtggtccccagggctggggcagtgctgggggggagacCGGTCCGGGGAGTGGGGGGCGTAGCGGGGGGCAGCTGGGTCCCGCAGAATCCACTCCATGCCTTTTATGTTAATCCCTGGAACGagggggggagaaatgggggggTGGGCCAGGGCACCATGCCAGGCTACACCCCACTCGCCAGAACCCCCGCCCCTCCCGGCACCCTCGGTTACCATGTGTCAAGCCGTGGCGGGACCTCACCACCACCACGCCcgggggctggaggtgcaggaTGGAGGGGCGGGCGCTGGGCTCCGGAGAGATCTGGGGGGAGGAAAGTGAGGGGGTGAATGGGGggcagaacccaggtgtctggactcccagccccctccgctGTAACCACTagtcccccactcctctcccagcaccggggagagaacccaggagtccgggctcccagccccctccgctGTAACCGCTagtcccccactcccctcccagcaccggggagagaacccaggagtccgggctcccagccccctccgctGTAACCGCTagtcccccactcctctcccagcaccggggagagaacccaggagtccgggctcccagccccctccgctGTAACCGCTagtcccccactcccctcccagcaccggggagagaacccaggagtccgggctcccagccccctccgctGTAACCGCTagtctcccactcccctcccagccccggggagagaacccaggagtccgagctcccagccccctccgctGTAACCACTAgtcctccactcccctcccagccccggggagagaacccaggagtccgggcccgGTGCGGTGGTACCTGTTGGATGAGCAGTGCCTGGCGTGGGGTGTCCTGGAGCACGGcctggagctggggggtggtttGGGGATCCCCCATCGCCACGGGGTACGGTGGCCCCTGTGGGGCAGGCAAACGGGGGGTGCTGTCAGTCCTGGGGGGCTAGGGAGGTAGGCTGCCCccctctgtgcccctcccccagccacgtGGGGACCCACCTGCTGCTTCCTGGAGGGGGCGCTGGTTCCGCGGGTGAGCACCGTGGGGCGGTTCTGGGCCCCGCCGGGCGGGCCGGCTGGGCTGTCGCCATGGGGCACTCGGGAGGCCGTGCGGCTGGGCATCGGGGCCTGGCGCAAGCTGTGGGGAGAAAGGGCAgctgagggggtgggagaagcGACGAGGAAGTACACGCGTGTGTGACTGGTCACACGTTAAGCCATGCACGGGGCGTGAGCAAGTGTGATCCGTGCAACACGTCACACGTGCACGCACGGAGGAGATTCAGGCAAGTCGCGGGGAGCACACGCAGGGCAGCGGTTCCCCATGGCGCGCGGGCAGCACGGGGCGGGTGGATCCCCGGTGAGCGTGCGTGCAAGTGTGAACCACGCGACTCTGAGCCGTGTCACGCGCGGGCGCCGGGAGCCACAGGGCCCAGCCGGACCTCAGCAGCCCTCAGCCTCCCTGACGAGCCGCCGGGCTAATTAGTGAGCGCGGCTGGGGGAAACGGGCCTTGATTAGCCAGACGGGTCTGACCCAGAGCCGGGAGATCcaggagaggggggcagaggggcagatgtggggcgagatagaggaggggagagattgggggctgggagggctgCTTAGAcggatggagggggtggggggacgccCGAGGGGAGCAGCGACCGGTGGCTCTGGCCGTGGGATTTTGTGCCGTGAGCTGGGGCAGCGGCTGGCTGGGACCGGGGACCCCAGAGAGCGACAGGCCCccggcagcgccgccaccagccaCGAGGGGGCGCCCCGGAGGCAAGGGCATGGCCGAGCACGCGCACGTGCCTGTGATCCGTGCGACGTGTCCTGTCCTGGGGAACGTGCCTGGCTGTGCACGAGCCGTGTCTTTGCCCCCGTGACCGCCCAGGGACGGGACGTGCCCCGCAGCCTCGTGCCACGAGTGGCCAAGACGCGTGGGCCAGCGTGATCTGTGGCCCGCCTCGCACGGCCAGCGCACTAGGCCCTCCCCTGGCTCGCACGTGTGCAGCCCCCCTGACATGGGGGCATCTCCTCCGGGCCCTTGGGCCGCTCCCACGCCGGCCCACCGGAGCTCACGTGTCATTGTGAACAAGCCTGGACACGTGACGCACCCTCCAGACGGGCGGTCCCGGGTTCGGGGGCGAGAGCAAACACCCAGCTCCGGGGGGGGGAAATCCAGCCAGCGCCCCCCATATTACCCCCACAccttgacccctgcacctcccatctTGCTCTGACCCCTAGCTAGACcctaccccctccagcccctcgcGGCCCCccatgccccttcctgcccccccaacctctaacccccactcccctcccagagccggggacagtgcccaggagtcctggcccccaggccccctgctctaacccactacaccccactgcccccccaagCTGGGGAAAGCACCCAGGCTCCCAACCCTGCACActccccccactctaaccactgaccccactccccgcccagggcaggggccGCCTCGAGCCGCTTCCCcgcagcgggggtggggccggggccaggTTCCGAGAATCGGGGTGACGTCCCGGTCGGCCCCGCTCTGATTTCTCACCGCGGCCCCCGCTTCCCAGACGTCACGGAACCCGGCCACGTCAGCGGCGTGGGACGCGGCGCCCGGGGGTTAAATCCGGGGCGGCCCACCCCCCGCCTCAGCacgcacagagctgggggggtgcagcCTGGTGACCCgaggcccccagcccagccccaaggGTCCGTGGGAGGCTGGATTTCATCTgctcccccgccccggccctgatCCTCCCCAAAGCTCGAGTCGCGCTACGCCTGAAGACAGCACACACGAGTAACCAGCTCGGGTCTTACAGGCCCCACTCCGCTCccagggaacccaggcgtcctggctcccggACCACCCCCACGCTCTGagcaccagcccccactcccctcccagggccggggagagaacccaggcatcctggctcccagaccgCCCCCATGCTCTGAGCaccagccctcactcccctctcagggctggggagagaacccaggagtccgggctcccagcccgccagctctaacccaccagcccccactgccctcccagaccggggagagaacccaggcatcctggctcccagaccgCCCCCATGCTCTGagcaccagcccccactcccctcccagggccggggagagaacccaggagtccaggctcccagcccccccgctctaaccaccagcccccactcccctcccagagctggggagagaacccaggcgtcctggctcccagcccccccctgctctaaccatcagcccacactgccctcccagagccggggagagaacccaggagtccgggctcccaggccccccgctctaaccaccagcccccactgccctcccagagccagggagagaaccgaggagtccgggctcccagccctcccgctctaaccaccagcccccctcccctcccagagctggggagagaacccaggcgtcctggctcccagccccccctgctctaaccaccagcccacactgccctcccag
This is a stretch of genomic DNA from Chelonia mydas isolate rCheMyd1 chromosome 23, rCheMyd1.pri.v2, whole genome shotgun sequence. It encodes these proteins:
- the FOXP3 gene encoding forkhead box protein P3 isoform X2, whose protein sequence is MLRSAQRLRQAPMPSRTASRVPHGDSPAGPPGGAQNRPTVLTRGTSAPSRKQQGPPYPVAMGDPQTTPQLQAVLQDTPRQALLIQQISPEPSARPSILHLQPPGVVVVRSRHGLTHGINIKGMEWILRDPAAPRYAPHSPDRSPPQHCPSPGDHRGQNERPPRQEALWGQDGAARCRRQRELVEHLEEQLERERRRLGAMQAQLATMEATDRALDPAMSARGQRCPTQPPNPSGWACSGAALPAQKGAPQTPLTPQTHSWGSHGVGIFSDLGPSLAFYRLSTARPPFTYATLIRWAILESSDRQLTLNEIYQWFSRMFGYFRHNTATWKNAVRHNLSLHKCFVRVEHVKGAVWTVDEDEFQKKRSQRSPLHLLKHLLPPLPSTPSARPSP
- the FOXP3 gene encoding forkhead box protein P3 isoform X1, whose protein sequence is MLRSAQRLRQAPMPSRTASRVPHGDSPAGPPGGAQNRPTVLTRGTSAPSRKQQGPPYPVAMGDPQTTPQLQAVLQDTPRQALLIQQISPEPSARPSILHLQPPGVVVVRSRHGLTHGINIKGMEWILRDPAAPRYAPHSPDRSPPQHCPSPGDHRGQNERPPRQEALWGQDGAARCRRQRELVEHLEEQLERERRRLGAMQAQLATMEATDRALDPAMSARGQRCPTQPPNPSGWACSGAALPAQKGAPQTPLTPQTHSWGSHGVGIFSDLGPSLAFYRLSTARPPFTYATLIRWAILESSDRQLTLNEIYQWFSRMFGYFRHNTATWKNAVRHNLSLHKCFVRVEHVKGAVWTVDEDEFQKKRSQRSPLYGAPAWAGPPLLATPPEGVQRGWVGPPVSHIPRGGPAGPPLLATPPEGVQQGLPC